The Glycine soja cultivar W05 chromosome 8, ASM419377v2, whole genome shotgun sequence genome has a window encoding:
- the LOC114422154 gene encoding probable glutathione S-transferase: protein MTDEVVLLDFWPSPFGMRVRIALAEKGIEYEYKEEDLRNKSPLLLQMNPVHKKIPVLIHNGKPISESLIAVQYIEEVWNDRNPLLPSDPYQRAQARFWADYVDIKIHDLGKKIWTSKGEEKEAAKKEFIEALKLLEEQLGDKTYFGGDNIGFVDIALVPFYTWFKVYETFGSLNIENECPRFVAWAKRCLQKESVAKSLPDQHKVYEFVVEIRKKLVIE from the exons ATGACAGATGAGGTGGTTCTTCTGGATTTCTGGCCAAGTCCATTTGGGATGAGGGTCAGGATTGCACTTGCTGAAAAGGGTATCGAATATGAGTACAAAGAAGAGGACTTGAGGAACAAGAGTCCTCTTCTCTTACAAATGAACCCGGTTCACAAGAAGATTCCGGTTCTCATCCACAATGGCAAACCCATTTCCGAATCCCTCATTGCTGTTCAGTACATTGAGGAGGTTTGGAATGACAGAAATCCCTTGTTGCCTTCAGACCCTTACCAGAGAGCTCAGGCTAGATTCTGGGCTGATTATGTTGACATTAAG ATACATGATCTTGGAAAGAAGATTTGGacatcaaagggagaagaaaaagaagctgCCAAGAAGGAGTTCATAGAGGCCCTTAAATTGTTGGAGGAACAGCTGGGAGATAAGACTTATTTTGGAGGAGACAATATTGGTTTTGTGGATATAGCACTTGTTCCATTCTACACTTGGTTCAAAGTCTATGAGACTTTTGGCAGCCTCAACATTGAGAATGAGTGCCCCAGGTTTGTTGCTTGGGCCAAGAGGTGCCTACAGAAAGAGAGTGTTGCAAAGTCTCTTCCTGATCAGCACAAGGTCTATGAGTTCGTTGTGGAGATAAGAAAGAAGTTAGTCATCGAGTAG